Proteins encoded by one window of Lutibacter sp. A64:
- a CDS encoding RnfABCDGE type electron transport complex subunit G, protein MSKKKDTFMNMVVSLFVITIISGFSLGYVNELTVGPIEKGKIERKVTALKQVLPEFDNNPVEEVRLVASEFSKDSVEVYPAFKNNAFVGAAVIGSSEKGFSGLIKIMIGFTPDGTIKNIAVLEQKETPGLGTKMKDEKFLAQFREQNPSTYNLKVTKDGGEVDALTGATITSRAFGEAVQMAYNEFVKNNEGLKELKN, encoded by the coding sequence ATGAGTAAAAAGAAAGATACATTTATGAATATGGTGGTATCATTATTTGTGATTACCATAATATCAGGCTTTTCATTAGGATATGTAAACGAATTAACTGTTGGTCCTATTGAAAAAGGTAAAATTGAACGAAAAGTAACTGCGTTAAAACAAGTATTGCCAGAATTTGATAATAATCCTGTTGAAGAAGTGCGATTGGTAGCGTCAGAATTTTCAAAAGATTCTGTAGAGGTATATCCTGCGTTTAAAAATAATGCTTTTGTAGGCGCGGCTGTTATAGGTTCTTCAGAAAAAGGTTTTAGCGGACTTATTAAAATTATGATTGGATTTACACCTGATGGAACTATAAAAAATATAGCCGTTTTAGAACAAAAAGAAACTCCAGGATTGGGTACTAAAATGAAAGATGAAAAATTCTTGGCTCAATTTAGAGAGCAAAATCCTTCAACATATAATTTAAAAGTAACAAAAGATGGAGGAGAAGTTGATGCTTTAACCGGTGCTACTATAACTTCTCGTGCTTTTGGTGAGGCTGTACAAATGGCTTATAATGAGTTTGTGAAAAATAATGAAGGACTTAAAGAACTTAAAAATTAA
- a CDS encoding RnfABCDGE type electron transport complex subunit D, which produces MSQPIIISASPHVHSAKTSKKVMYDVVIALIPAFLVSLYVFGISALILTAVAVASCLLFEYLIQKYLLKSEITIGDGSALITGILLAFNLPAGLPIWMILVGSLVAIGIGKMSFGGLGFNIFNPALVGRVFLLVSFPVQMTMWPTAVENNTTIADAVTGATPLGMIKEGLMFGDTMTNISANLPSNLEMFLGISGGSIGEMSAFALLLGGIYLLIRKVITWHIPVTILVTMAVMTGIFWLIDPESYASPLIHILSGGAILGAFFMATDMVTSPMTKKGMVIFAIGIAVITVVIRLFGAYPEGVSFAILIMNAFVPLINTYFKPRRFGSKIKSKIV; this is translated from the coding sequence ATGAGTCAACCTATTATAATATCGGCCTCACCGCACGTACATTCGGCTAAAACATCAAAAAAAGTAATGTATGATGTGGTTATCGCTTTAATTCCAGCATTTTTAGTTTCGCTATATGTATTCGGAATAAGCGCATTAATTCTTACAGCGGTTGCAGTAGCTTCTTGTTTGCTGTTTGAATATTTAATTCAAAAATATTTATTAAAATCTGAAATAACCATTGGAGATGGTTCAGCATTAATTACAGGGATTTTATTGGCATTTAATTTACCAGCAGGATTGCCAATCTGGATGATTTTAGTTGGTAGTTTAGTAGCTATTGGAATTGGAAAAATGTCTTTTGGTGGTTTAGGATTCAATATATTTAATCCGGCATTAGTTGGACGGGTATTTTTATTGGTATCTTTTCCAGTGCAAATGACTATGTGGCCAACAGCCGTTGAAAATAATACTACAATTGCTGATGCGGTTACAGGTGCAACACCATTAGGAATGATAAAAGAAGGTTTAATGTTTGGTGATACTATGACTAATATTAGTGCAAATCTTCCTTCAAACTTAGAGATGTTTTTAGGTATTTCGGGTGGTTCAATTGGTGAAATGTCTGCTTTTGCATTACTGTTAGGTGGAATTTATTTATTGATTAGAAAAGTAATAACCTGGCATATTCCAGTAACAATTTTAGTTACAATGGCTGTTATGACCGGTATTTTTTGGCTAATAGATCCAGAAAGTTATGCAAGTCCTTTAATTCATATATTATCTGGAGGTGCAATTTTAGGAGCCTTTTTTATGGCAACAGATATGGTTACCAGTCCTATGACAAAAAAAGGAATGGTAATTTTTGCAATTGGTATTGCTGTAATTACGGTTGTAATTAGATTGTTTGGGGCGTATCCAGAAGGAGTTTCATTCGCAATTTTAATTATGAATGCATTTGTTCCGCTAATCAATACGTATTTTAAACCAAGAAGATTTGGTTCAAAAATCAAATCTAAAATTGTGTAA
- a CDS encoding electron transport complex protein RnfA, producing MDYIIILIAAVFVNNIVLSQFLGICPFLGVSSKVSTSVGMSGAVLFVMTLATMVTYLLHEFILVPAGLDYLRTITFILVIAALVQMVEIILKKVSPPLYQALGVFLPLITTNCAVLGVAILALGLDGGSLLKAVFFAVSNSIGFGLALILFASVREHLELANIPKGMKGVPINLLVAGLLSLAFLGFTGLV from the coding sequence ATGGATTATATTATTATTTTAATTGCAGCTGTTTTTGTAAACAACATTGTATTATCACAATTTTTAGGAATTTGTCCGTTTTTAGGAGTTTCAAGTAAAGTATCAACTTCAGTTGGTATGTCTGGAGCTGTTTTATTTGTAATGACGTTGGCAACAATGGTAACCTATTTATTACACGAATTTATATTAGTTCCTGCCGGATTGGATTATTTAAGAACTATAACATTTATATTGGTAATAGCCGCATTGGTGCAAATGGTAGAAATTATTCTTAAAAAAGTGAGTCCGCCTTTATACCAAGCATTAGGTGTTTTTTTACCTTTAATTACAACTAACTGTGCTGTATTAGGTGTTGCAATTTTAGCTTTAGGTTTAGATGGTGGAAGTTTGCTAAAAGCAGTATTCTTTGCAGTTTCTAACTCTATTGGTTTTGGATTGGCATTAATTCTTTTTGCAAGTGTTAGAGAACATTTAGAATTAGCAAATATCCCAAAAGGAATGAAAGGAGTGCCAATTAACTTATTAGTAGCCGGATTGTTGTCTTTAGCATTTTTAGGATTTACTGGGTTAGTTTAA
- a CDS encoding SoxR reducing system RseC family protein, with product MTQLDLDSYKNKTNNLVKHEGVVSRISDKKITISLKGNVNCEGCKAQSACGVSESNDKEIEIINSNQSFKINEPVDVLLKRELGLKAVFWAYVFPFILMFVVLIIASFFFKEWVAGLISLFVLVPYYFMLFVSKDKFQKAFQVSILKFN from the coding sequence ATGACTCAGTTGGATTTAGATAGTTATAAAAATAAGACAAATAACTTAGTAAAACACGAAGGGGTTGTTTCGAGAATTTCAGATAAAAAAATAACTATTTCATTAAAAGGTAATGTTAATTGTGAAGGTTGTAAAGCACAATCTGCTTGTGGCGTTTCAGAATCTAACGACAAAGAAATAGAAATTATTAATTCGAATCAATCATTTAAAATAAACGAACCTGTTGATGTTTTGTTAAAACGTGAATTGGGTTTAAAAGCTGTTTTTTGGGCTTATGTGTTTCCTTTTATCTTAATGTTTGTAGTGTTGATAATTGCCTCTTTTTTCTTTAAAGAATGGGTTGCTGGTTTAATATCACTTTTTGTTCTAGTACCTTATTATTTTATGCTTTTTGTATCGAAAGATAAGTTTCAGAAAGCATTTCAAGTATCAATATTAAAATTTAATTAA
- the rsxC gene encoding electron transport complex subunit RsxC, with translation MIRTFSKGGIHPPENKITSSIGIKRMTLPKVVTVPIAQHIGIPAEIVVDRKDKVEIGQVIAKSGGFVSSNIHAPVAGTVTKIDQIIDTSGYKKQCIVIRTDAKNESNFEEKEYPLKTEILLEPKDIIKRISDYGVVGLGGATFPSHVKLNVKEGTKLDYLIINGVECEPYLTADHRLMLEKTAEIIVGIKILMKALHIERAVIGIENNKKDAINQFKELTVNEPGIQVAALQVKYPQGGEKQLVQAILGREVPKNGLPLDVGVIVNNVGTVFAVYEAVQHDKPLMERVVTVTGKKMEHPANFWVKIGTPIKDLIAEVGGLPEGTRKVVNGGPMMGKAIKNTDVPVTKGTSGILVISEEEASRGKAKNCIRCGECVSVCPMGLEPHLLMNLTEKGMYEKASEEDIMTCIECGSCSYVCPSHRPLLDYIRYGKNIVKKLSTSKN, from the coding sequence ATGATTAGAACGTTCTCAAAAGGAGGAATTCATCCTCCAGAAAATAAAATCACTTCATCTATAGGAATTAAAAGAATGACGTTGCCAAAAGTGGTAACTGTACCAATTGCTCAACATATTGGAATTCCTGCAGAAATTGTAGTTGATAGAAAGGATAAAGTTGAAATTGGTCAGGTAATTGCAAAATCTGGCGGATTTGTTTCTTCAAATATCCATGCTCCAGTTGCTGGTACGGTTACTAAAATAGATCAAATAATAGATACAAGTGGTTATAAAAAGCAATGTATAGTTATTAGAACCGATGCTAAAAACGAAAGTAATTTTGAAGAAAAAGAATATCCTTTAAAAACAGAAATTTTATTAGAACCAAAAGATATAATAAAACGTATTTCAGATTATGGTGTTGTTGGTTTAGGAGGTGCAACATTTCCTTCACATGTAAAATTGAATGTAAAAGAAGGTACTAAGTTAGATTACTTAATTATAAATGGAGTAGAATGTGAGCCATATTTAACCGCCGATCATAGATTAATGCTTGAAAAAACAGCGGAAATTATTGTTGGAATTAAAATTTTAATGAAGGCTTTACATATTGAAAGAGCAGTTATAGGTATTGAAAATAATAAAAAGGATGCCATAAATCAATTTAAAGAGTTAACAGTAAACGAACCAGGAATTCAAGTTGCAGCACTGCAAGTTAAATATCCTCAAGGTGGTGAAAAACAATTAGTTCAAGCTATTTTAGGCAGAGAAGTTCCTAAAAATGGTTTGCCTTTAGATGTTGGCGTAATTGTGAATAATGTAGGAACTGTTTTTGCTGTGTATGAAGCGGTTCAACACGATAAACCTTTAATGGAACGCGTTGTTACTGTTACAGGTAAAAAAATGGAACATCCAGCTAATTTTTGGGTTAAAATAGGAACGCCAATTAAAGATTTAATTGCTGAAGTTGGTGGATTGCCAGAAGGTACTCGAAAAGTAGTAAATGGTGGACCAATGATGGGGAAAGCTATTAAAAATACAGATGTGCCTGTAACCAAAGGAACCTCAGGAATTTTAGTTATTTCTGAAGAGGAAGCAAGTAGAGGAAAAGCCAAAAACTGTATTAGATGTGGCGAATGTGTTTCTGTTTGTCCAATGGGATTAGAACCACATTTATTAATGAATTTAACAGAAAAAGGAATGTACGAAAAAGCTTCGGAAGAAGATATTATGACGTGTATAGAATGTGGCTCGTGTAGTTATGTTTGTCCTTCGCATAGACCTTTGCTAGATTATATCCGTTACGGAAAAAATATTGTTAAAAAATTATCAACTTCTAAAAATTAA
- a CDS encoding Fe-S cluster domain-containing protein, whose amino-acid sequence MTDSVLYSVLLLVSLGVIAAVVLYVVSKKFYVYENPLIAEVDEVLPGANCAGCGSPGCKSFAEKLVGSEDISDLFCPVGGNDVMKQVAEILGKDVVEREPTVAVVRCQGGCDVRPKTTEYQGPRTCAISAMVYSGETDCEYGCLGDGDCVAVCDFDAMYMDEDTGLPVIITDKCTSCGACVKACPRDIIEMRPKNKRDLKVFVGCLNEDKGGIAKKACNVACIGCSKCEDVCTKGAITIENNLAYIDADLCTLCRKCVDVCPTHSIIATNFPQKKPKKVVAKKIIEKAVDKVEAEKVKAEKAKVEKVAVVKNEIKAKVELENPKKDD is encoded by the coding sequence ATGACAGATTCAGTTTTATATAGTGTTTTGTTGTTAGTCTCTTTAGGAGTTATTGCTGCAGTAGTGCTGTATGTGGTTTCTAAAAAGTTTTATGTATATGAAAATCCTTTAATTGCAGAAGTTGATGAGGTGTTGCCAGGGGCAAATTGTGCTGGTTGTGGTTCTCCGGGTTGTAAATCTTTTGCTGAAAAATTAGTTGGCTCAGAAGATATTTCAGATTTGTTTTGTCCGGTAGGGGGAAATGATGTAATGAAGCAAGTGGCGGAAATTTTAGGAAAAGATGTTGTGGAGAGAGAGCCAACAGTGGCAGTTGTACGTTGTCAAGGAGGTTGTGATGTACGACCAAAAACAACAGAGTATCAAGGGCCAAGAACCTGTGCTATTTCGGCTATGGTTTATAGTGGTGAAACCGATTGTGAATATGGGTGTTTAGGAGATGGAGATTGTGTTGCAGTTTGTGATTTTGATGCCATGTATATGGACGAAGATACAGGTTTGCCAGTAATTATTACAGATAAATGTACTTCTTGTGGAGCTTGTGTAAAAGCGTGTCCTAGAGATATTATAGAAATGCGTCCGAAAAATAAACGCGATTTAAAAGTATTTGTTGGGTGTTTAAATGAAGACAAAGGTGGTATTGCAAAAAAAGCTTGTAATGTAGCTTGTATTGGTTGTTCTAAATGTGAAGATGTTTGTACTAAAGGTGCAATTACAATAGAGAACAATTTGGCTTATATAGATGCAGATCTTTGTACTCTTTGTAGAAAATGTGTAGATGTTTGTCCAACACATTCTATTATTGCAACAAATTTCCCGCAAAAAAAGCCTAAAAAAGTTGTTGCAAAAAAGATTATTGAAAAGGCTGTTGATAAAGTTGAAGCTGAAAAAGTTAAAGCTGAAAAGGCTAAAGTAGAGAAAGTTGCTGTTGTTAAAAATGAAATAAAAGCTAAAGTTGAACTAGAAAACCCTAAAAAGGATGATTAG
- a CDS encoding RnfABCDGE type electron transport complex subunit E produces the protein MAEQVNQTQNFLKGIVEENPIFVMLLGMCPTLGVTSSAFNGLGMGLATLFVLLMSNIVVSLVKTQIPSKVRIPAFIIIIASFVTIVEMVLEAFVPFLYEQLGIFIPLIVVNCLILGRAEAFASKNNVLSSIIDALGMGLGFVIALTALGAVREILGSGSIFGFKFVAEDANTFILFILPPGAFIALAYLTVLFNKLTTKTI, from the coding sequence ATGGCTGAACAAGTAAATCAAACCCAGAATTTCTTAAAAGGAATTGTGGAAGAAAATCCAATTTTTGTAATGCTGTTAGGTATGTGCCCAACCTTGGGTGTAACATCTTCTGCATTTAATGGATTGGGAATGGGACTTGCAACATTATTTGTGTTATTAATGTCTAATATTGTGGTTTCATTAGTAAAAACACAAATACCAAGTAAAGTACGTATTCCAGCTTTTATTATAATTATAGCATCGTTTGTAACTATTGTTGAAATGGTTTTAGAAGCGTTTGTTCCTTTTTTATACGAGCAATTAGGAATCTTTATTCCATTAATTGTTGTAAACTGTTTAATATTAGGAAGGGCTGAAGCCTTTGCTTCTAAAAACAATGTTTTATCATCTATTATAGATGCTTTAGGAATGGGCTTAGGATTTGTAATAGCCTTAACGGCATTAGGTGCAGTACGCGAAATATTAGGAAGTGGAAGCATTTTTGGATTTAAATTTGTAGCAGAAGATGCAAATACATTTATTTTATTTATTTTACCTCCTGGAGCATTTATTGCCTTGGCATATTTAACAGTTTTATTTAATAAATTAACAACAAAAACAATTTAG
- the dnaE gene encoding DNA polymerase III subunit alpha, with translation MFLIFDTETTGLPKKWNAPISDTDNWPRCIQIAWQLHNEYGELIDQQDYLIKPEGYNIPYDAEQIHGISTELAEEKGEDLEKVLYLFNEALSKSKFIVGQNVKFDLNIMGCEYYRKDVDTPLGDLPVLDTCTETTATMCQIPGGRGGKFKLPTLTELHQFLFNTPFAEAHNATADVEATTRCFLELIRRRAYTKEQLDVPADYFQHFDAKNPSTIDVIGLKHVNLKKESKRLRKKEKSEINTSAPTAVEIKDLKTANFAHLHCHSQFSILQSTSSVSNLINTAIKDNMPAVAITDTGNMMGAYNFVNEAIEHNNKIEKFNENLKEGEQPKLPIKPILGCEFYVCENHLDKSHKDNGYQIVILAKNKNGYHNLAKMSSISHTHGFYYVPRIDKKIIEQYKEDLIVLSGNLYGEIPSKILNVGEKQAEEALLWWKEQFGNDFYLEVMRHEQENENHVNNILIEFSKKHNVKLIATNNTFYTRKDEAEAHDVLLCVKDGEKMATPKGRGRGFRYGLPNNQYYFKSQDEMKSLFKDLPEAITNIQEIIDQIEVYTLKRDVLLPKFDIPQQFVDPQDEIDGGVRGENAYLKHLTFEGAKIRYGDELDEDKIERLNFELSIIEKTGYPGYFLIVWDFINEARKMGVSVGPGRGSAAGSAVAYCLWITNIDPIKYDLLFERFLNPDRVSLPDIDIDFDDEGRQRVIEFVIEKYGASQVAQIITYGTMAAKSSIRDTARALDLPLHEADRIAKLIPGLKLQNIFGEDPKSIAKVKGLRAEELEKVEELKRLSQGSNLEAKTINQARALEGSVRNTGIHACGVIITPENITNLIPVATAKDSDMYVTQFDNHVVENAGLLKMDFLGLKTLTLIKDTVKIIKAKHGIELNPDDFPLDDPKTYELFQKGETIGVFQYESPGMQKHMKSLQPTEFADLIAMNALYRPGPMEYIPSFIDRKHGREEITYDLDDMEEYLKETYGITVYQEQVMLLSQKLAGFTKGEADMLRKAMGKKIFALLEKLKPKFIEGGKAKNHDEKKLEKIWKDWEAFAAYAFNKSHSTCYAYIAYQTAYLKAHYPAEYMASVLSNNMNDIKQVTFFMEECKRAGIAVLGPDVNESYYKFAVNNEGAIRFGMGAIKGVGAAAVDAIVEERKKNGPFTSIFDITKRVDLRACNKKAFDGLAMAGGLDSFKDVHRAQYYQLDEKGVTFIERAIRYGNKYQENKNSAQVSLFGEASEVQFPEPEIPHAEKWGMMEALSKEKELVGIYISGHPLDDFKNEIKYFCSTPVSIFKEDLSKYIGSNLSFAGILTNVQHRVSQNGNEWASFVVQDFSDSHEFRIFKDAYLNFKPYLYENAFRQIKVNIAAGWRNKDGVVGEPRINFTSIQILQDVLEKQSKKITFLLDITKINDTKIAELYKIFKQNEGSVPVDFIVFDMKDKIKLNLHSRSVKVKVTNEFLKILEEKNLRFKLN, from the coding sequence ATGTTTTTAATATTTGATACAGAAACCACCGGTTTACCTAAGAAATGGAATGCACCAATATCAGACACAGATAATTGGCCTAGATGTATACAAATTGCCTGGCAATTACACAATGAGTATGGAGAACTTATAGATCAGCAAGATTATTTAATTAAACCCGAAGGCTATAATATACCTTATGATGCCGAGCAAATTCACGGAATTTCTACAGAATTAGCTGAAGAAAAAGGTGAAGATTTAGAAAAAGTTTTATATTTATTTAATGAAGCTTTATCAAAATCTAAATTTATTGTTGGTCAAAATGTAAAATTCGACCTTAATATTATGGGCTGTGAATACTACCGAAAAGATGTAGACACGCCTTTAGGTGATTTACCAGTTTTAGATACCTGTACCGAAACTACAGCCACTATGTGCCAAATTCCTGGAGGAAGAGGTGGTAAATTTAAACTCCCAACATTAACAGAATTACATCAATTTTTATTTAACACCCCGTTTGCAGAAGCACACAATGCAACTGCCGATGTTGAAGCAACTACACGTTGTTTTTTAGAATTAATTAGAAGACGCGCCTACACAAAGGAACAATTAGACGTTCCTGCAGATTACTTTCAACATTTTGATGCTAAAAACCCTTCAACAATAGATGTTATAGGTTTAAAGCATGTAAACTTAAAAAAAGAAAGTAAACGCTTAAGAAAGAAAGAAAAATCCGAAATTAATACTTCGGCACCTACAGCGGTTGAAATAAAAGATCTTAAAACCGCAAATTTTGCACATTTGCATTGCCATTCTCAATTTTCAATATTACAATCTACCTCTAGTGTAAGTAACCTTATTAATACTGCTATTAAAGATAATATGCCAGCTGTTGCAATTACAGACACTGGAAATATGATGGGGGCTTATAACTTTGTTAATGAAGCCATTGAGCACAATAATAAAATTGAAAAATTTAATGAAAATTTAAAAGAAGGAGAACAACCTAAACTACCTATTAAACCTATTTTAGGTTGTGAATTTTATGTCTGCGAAAACCACTTAGACAAATCTCACAAAGACAATGGTTATCAAATAGTTATTCTAGCTAAAAATAAAAACGGCTATCACAATTTAGCCAAAATGTCTTCAATCTCGCATACGCATGGTTTTTATTATGTACCTAGAATTGACAAAAAAATAATTGAACAATACAAAGAAGATTTAATTGTACTTTCAGGAAATTTATATGGAGAAATACCCAGTAAAATATTAAATGTTGGTGAAAAACAAGCTGAAGAAGCACTTCTTTGGTGGAAAGAGCAATTTGGCAACGATTTTTATTTAGAAGTAATGCGTCATGAGCAAGAAAACGAAAATCATGTAAACAATATATTAATTGAGTTTTCTAAAAAACATAACGTAAAATTAATTGCCACAAATAACACCTTTTATACTCGCAAAGATGAAGCAGAAGCACATGATGTTTTATTATGCGTAAAAGATGGTGAAAAAATGGCGACTCCTAAAGGAAGAGGAAGAGGCTTTAGATATGGTTTACCAAACAACCAATATTATTTTAAATCTCAGGATGAAATGAAATCTTTATTTAAAGATTTACCTGAAGCCATTACCAACATTCAAGAAATTATAGATCAAATAGAAGTTTACACTTTAAAAAGAGATGTTTTACTTCCAAAATTCGACATTCCTCAACAATTTGTAGATCCACAAGACGAAATAGATGGCGGTGTACGAGGTGAAAATGCCTATTTAAAACATTTAACTTTTGAAGGTGCTAAAATAAGGTATGGAGATGAGTTAGATGAAGATAAAATTGAACGCTTAAACTTTGAGCTTTCAATTATTGAAAAAACAGGTTATCCTGGTTATTTTTTAATTGTTTGGGATTTTATTAACGAAGCACGTAAAATGGGAGTTTCAGTTGGCCCAGGACGTGGATCAGCAGCCGGTTCAGCCGTTGCTTACTGTTTATGGATTACCAATATAGACCCTATTAAATACGATTTACTTTTTGAGCGTTTCTTAAATCCAGATCGTGTTTCATTACCCGATATCGATATTGACTTTGATGATGAAGGTAGACAAAGAGTTATTGAATTTGTAATTGAAAAATATGGCGCCAGTCAGGTTGCTCAAATAATTACTTACGGAACCATGGCTGCAAAATCTTCTATTAGAGATACAGCCAGAGCTTTGGATTTACCTTTGCATGAAGCCGATAGAATTGCCAAATTAATACCTGGTTTAAAACTGCAAAACATTTTTGGTGAAGACCCAAAAAGTATTGCAAAAGTAAAAGGTTTACGAGCCGAAGAACTTGAAAAAGTAGAAGAACTAAAAAGACTTTCTCAAGGTTCAAATTTAGAAGCCAAAACCATAAACCAAGCACGCGCATTAGAGGGGTCTGTTAGAAACACAGGTATTCATGCTTGTGGGGTTATAATTACACCTGAAAATATTACCAATTTAATTCCTGTTGCTACTGCCAAAGATTCTGACATGTACGTAACGCAATTCGACAACCATGTTGTTGAAAATGCTGGGTTATTAAAAATGGACTTTTTAGGATTAAAAACATTGACTTTAATTAAAGATACCGTTAAAATTATAAAAGCTAAACACGGTATTGAATTAAATCCAGATGATTTTCCTTTAGACGACCCTAAAACATACGAATTATTTCAAAAAGGTGAAACTATTGGTGTTTTTCAATATGAATCTCCTGGTATGCAAAAGCATATGAAATCGCTACAACCAACCGAGTTTGCCGATTTAATTGCAATGAATGCCTTGTACCGACCAGGTCCAATGGAATATATCCCTTCTTTTATCGATAGAAAGCATGGCCGTGAAGAAATCACCTACGATTTAGATGATATGGAAGAATACCTTAAGGAAACTTATGGTATTACAGTATATCAAGAGCAGGTAATGCTACTTTCTCAAAAACTAGCAGGCTTTACAAAAGGTGAAGCAGATATGCTACGTAAAGCAATGGGAAAAAAAATATTTGCTTTGCTAGAGAAATTGAAACCTAAATTTATTGAAGGTGGAAAAGCTAAAAATCACGACGAAAAAAAATTAGAGAAAATTTGGAAAGATTGGGAAGCATTTGCTGCCTACGCCTTTAACAAATCTCACTCTACTTGTTATGCTTATATTGCATACCAAACAGCCTATTTAAAAGCGCATTACCCTGCCGAATATATGGCTTCGGTTTTGTCTAATAATATGAACGACATTAAGCAAGTTACTTTCTTTATGGAAGAATGTAAACGTGCAGGAATCGCTGTTTTAGGTCCAGATGTAAACGAGTCTTATTATAAATTTGCCGTAAATAATGAAGGTGCTATTAGATTTGGAATGGGGGCAATAAAAGGTGTGGGAGCTGCTGCAGTTGATGCTATTGTTGAAGAACGTAAAAAAAATGGACCATTTACATCTATTTTCGATATTACAAAACGAGTAGATTTACGCGCTTGTAATAAAAAAGCTTTTGATGGATTAGCAATGGCTGGTGGTTTAGATTCTTTTAAAGATGTACATCGTGCTCAATACTATCAATTAGACGAAAAAGGTGTTACTTTTATTGAAAGAGCCATTAGATACGGTAATAAATACCAAGAAAATAAAAATTCGGCACAGGTTTCTTTATTTGGCGAAGCATCTGAAGTACAATTTCCTGAACCAGAAATTCCACATGCTGAAAAATGGGGAATGATGGAAGCACTCTCTAAAGAAAAAGAATTGGTTGGTATATATATTTCGGGTCATCCTTTAGATGATTTTAAAAATGAAATAAAATATTTTTGTAGTACACCCGTTTCTATTTTTAAAGAAGATTTAAGTAAATATATAGGTTCAAATCTGTCTTTTGCAGGAATTTTAACAAATGTGCAACATCGTGTTTCTCAAAATGGAAACGAATGGGCTTCTTTTGTAGTTCAA